The genomic interval CCCGTGGATGGCGAAGTAACCGAGGGACACTCCTCCGTTGACGAAAGCATGATCACCGGCGAGCCGGTCCCGATCGAGAAAAACGAAGGCGACGCAGTCACCGGCGGCACCATCAACAAGAACGGATCTCTGGCAATCAAGGCCACCCATATCGGCTCGGAGACGGTGCTGTCCCAGATCGTGGGCATGGTCTCCAGTGCGCGCCAATCCCGCGCGCCCATTCAGGGGTTGGCCGACAAGGTTTCATCCATCTTCGTGCCTGCCGTGGTCGCAGCCTCCCTTCTGGCCTTCGTCGTCTGGCTCATCTTTGGCCCCGAACCGGCGCTCGCCTTTGCCATCACATCGGCAGTCTCCGTTCTGATCGTGGCCTGCCCATGCGCTCTGGGGCTGGCAACACCGATTTCCATCACCACGGGAGCAGGGCGCGGCGCTCAGGCTGGCGTACTGATCAAGGATGCTGAAGCGCTCGAGCGCATGGCCCGCGTTGATACCGTGATCGTTGACAAGACCGGCACGCTCACCGAAGGCAAACCCAAGCTCACCGACGTGATTGCGCTAGGCGACAGACAAGAAGCCGATATTCTGGCCATCGCCGCCGCCCTTGAGCGCGGTTCCGAACACCCGCTTGCCGAAGCAATCGTCAGCGGTGCCCGGGAAAGAGACGCCGAGCGTCTGGACTCATCCGACTTTGAAGCCATGACCGGCAAGGGCGTCAAAGGCAAGGTGCAAGGAAAGCAAGTCGCCCTTGGCAACATCGCGATGCTGGAAGAACTATCGATCAGCGCTGATGAAGCGCAGGAGCAGGCAGCAAGCCTTCAGGAAGAGGGCAAGACCGCCATGTTCATTGCCATCGATGGCACTCTGGCCGGTATGGTTGCCGTTGCCGACCCCATCAAGGAAACCACGCAGCAGGCAATCTCGGATCTGCATGACCTCGGCCTGACCGTCATCATGGCAACGGGCGACAATGAACGCACCGCCAAGGCCGTTGCTGAAAAGCTTGGCATAGATCAGGTGCGGGCGGGCGTTCTGCCCGAAGACAAGAAGGCACTGGTTGAAGAGCTGCATGCCAATGGCGCTTATGTGGCCATGGCTGGCGACGGAGTGAATGACGCCCCTGCCCTTGCCGCAGCCGATGTAGGCATCGCCATGGGAACAGGCGCGGACGTCGCCATGGAGAGCGCTGGTATCACGCTACTGAGCGGTGATCTGGCTGGCATTGTCAGAGCCCGCAAACTGGCGACCAAGACGCTGCGCAACATCAAGCAGAATCTGTTCTTCGCCTTCGTCTACAACTCCGCAGGCGTTCCGGTAGCGGCAGGCATTCTCTATCCGGTCTTTGGCCTGTTGCTCTCGCCCATGTTTGCCGCAGCAGCCATGAGCTTGTCGTCCGTATCGGTCATCGCCAACGCCCTGCGGCTCAGGCAAGCCAAGCTATGAAACAGAGAAGGGAAAAATGAGAAAATGAAGCCATGCATGATCTATACCGCCTCGCGATTTTGTGACCGCTACAGTCATGATTTTATGGCACTATCGCCTCAAACTGAAAATCGCCTCGCAAAAGGTGCGTAAAACCAGAAGCAATCAACCTTGCCACCGGAAAAACACGAACCACACATTCAAGAGCCTGCCACACACTTTATTTGATTGAACGGATTTCCTTTTCGCAAGGCAAGACTGTTTTGAAGAAATGGTCAGGAACACCTTTTGGCCACCATTTCCTCATAACGGAAAGCGGCGACTGACCATTTGTTGCTGACTGATTCTAAAAAGACGGCTTTCCTTCAAGCAAGAAGCACAAAGACCCGGTTCGAAATGAGTTAAATGAAATGATAAAAGAAAAACAAACCCCGCCATCTCATTCCTCCGAACAAGGGATGACCTCTCGCCGCCAGTTTCTGAGCGGCAGTGCCATTTTGGCCGCAGGGCTTCTAAGTGCCTGTAGCTCACGCACACGCAAACCGCTCTCCCCTCCGGGTCTTGACCGCCCCTACAGCGCCATGTATGGCCCGTTGCCAGATGAGCGCTTTCCCTTGCCTGCCGTTGACTTGCGCAAGATAGACAAAGCGTTTCTGCGCCGCGAAGTCTTCTATCCTACCAGCGAGAAGGTCGGCACTCTGGTGGTCGATACCAGCAACTATTATCTCTATCTGGTGCAGGAAAATGGCACAGCGATGCGTTATGGCGTCGGTCTGGGACGGGCGGGCTTTGAATGGTCGGGTCGCGCCACGGTAGCCCGAAAGGCCGTATGGCCCAAATGGACACCACCTGAAGAAATGATCGAGCGGCAGCCAGAGTTGGAAAAATGGAGCTGGAGAAATGGCGGCATGCCTCCAGGACCGACCAACCCTCTTGGCGCACGTGCGCTCTATATCTATCAGGATGGCCGCGACACGCTCTATCGCCTCCATGGCAGCGCAGAAACATGGTCTATCGGCCGCGCCGTGTCATCAGGCTGTGTGCGCCTGCTCAACCACGATATCATCGATCTGCACAGACGGGTTCCCACCCCGTCCCCGATTGTGGTTCTGTAGGGATACCCTCAAAGCAATAGTGAGAGATCGGGCAAACATGCCCGATCTTGCTTCCCTCTTCGCTTTCCCAAGACAAACCAACGACCAGATCCGACAGGCGCCCAAGCTGAGCAGGTCTATCTGCAGGTGCCCCTAGAGCACTCTTTGGCACAGGTGCAAAAACTCATGGGCCGCCGGGCTGAGTGCCCGTTCCTTATGACTGAGCGCCATAAAATCTCGCGGCGGAAATGGCACATCGGCAAAGGCAATCTGGCCGGTTGCCACAAGCGGTCCGGCTGCCATTCTGGAGACAGCTCCGGCATAATCACTTCCCACCAAGGAGGACAGCACAGCCTCGTTGCTGGGAAATTCCATAGCAATGTTAATTGCTTCAAGAGATACACCAAGATTGCTCATGGCCGTTTCAAAGGTGGACCGTGTGCCCGATCCCGGCTCTCGCATGACCCACCGTGTGCGCTTGATCAGGCCTAGCCAGTCCTGCTCGCCAGCTTTGGCTAGCAAATGATCCGGCGAAACCACGATAGCGATTTCATCGTCAGCCAACTTGGTAGCGTGTAAAAAAGGCGCATCAATATCCCCTTCGATAAAGCCGATTTCCGCCTGCCCCTCTTCTATGGCGCGGGTAACTGTTTGGGTATTGCCCACCGTCAAACGGAGGTCGATGGCAGGATAAAGATCATGAAAATGCACCATGCGCGAGGGCAGCCAATAACTGGCAATCGTCTGGCTGGCATGGATATGCAACACGCCGCGTTTCAAGCCGCCCAGTTCGCTCAGCACCAACGCCGCAGCATTTGCCCGCGCCAACGTGGCCTTCGCTTCCTTGAGAAAAAGCCGCCCCGCCTGGGTGAGTTCAATGCCCCGCCCAACGCGATTGAACAGTTTGACATTATGAAAGCCTTCCAATGCCTTGATAGACGCGCTCACCGCCGATGGCGTGAGCCCAACCGCATCCGCTGCGCGCGTAATATGCTGTCGCTCGGCCACGGCGACAAAAATCGAGAGTTGCTCAAGGGTCATCAAACCATCCAATTCTATTACATGGAATATACTATATTATTCGATATTTTTGAATGAAAATTTGTGAGATGGTGCCGCGAATTTTCAAGACTTCCAAAGAGATAACAATGCGAATCTGGCACTATACTCAATCCATTCTCCCCGGCTTCTTTCTATGTTGCCTTATCACGATTTTGGCCTATGGCGTCGAATGGGTAGAAATACGCCTCACCGGCCACCGCCTGATGGATGCCCTTGTCTTTTCCATCATATTGGGCACAGCAGCCCACTCCATCCTCGGCCTCAATCCGATATTCAAAAAGGGCGTCAATTTTTCGGCCAAATATCTGCTCGAACTTGCCATCGTACTGCTGGGGGCGTCTGTCAGCCTGACCATCATCCAGACATTAGGCCCGCTTCTGCTGCTGGTGGTTATCGTCATTGTGACCATTGCCATTATCTCCAGCTACACCATCGGCAGAGTGTTGGGATTGCCCGAGAAGCAGGCGCTTCTGGTGGCCTGCGGCAACTCGATTTGCGGCAACTCCGCCATTGTCGCAATCGCGCCCGTTATCGAAGCCGATTCCGACGATATTGCATCTGCCATTGCCTTCTCCGCTACGCTGGGCATTATCGTGGTGTTGGCCCTTCCCGCCTTTGCCAATGCCTTTGCCATCGATCCCCACCGCTTCGGCATCTTCGCTGGCATGACCGTTTACGCAGTGCCGCAGGTGCTGGCGGCAACGGCTCCGGTCAGCACCATCAGCGTCCATTTCGGAACGCTGGTCAAACTGATGCGCGTCTTGATGCTTGGACCGGTCATTCTGGTGCTAGGCTTTCGCACCGGACGCAAGGCTGAACTGGCCGCCGAAAGAAGCACCGGAAAAAGCCTTAAATTCCGGCAACTGGTGCCATGGTTCATCATCGGCTTTTTCCTGATGATTGCGCTTCAATCCCTGGGCGCTATACCGGCCGCCGTGATGCCTCCCATCAAGGATGTCACCACCCTGCTGACCATTCTTTCCATGGCGGGATTGGGTTTGATGGTGGATGTTAAATCGGTCTTTGCCTCAAGCGGACGCGTATTGGCGACCGGTTTCCTGTCGATCCTGCTTCTGGGAGCACTCGGCGCGTCCGCGATCGCGCTGCTGTCACTTTGACAGGAGGCCTCGAACGCCAAGCCAACATCCCAAGACCAAGAGCAAAAGCAAAAGCAAAAGCACATACCTATAGAAAAAAGGCGGATTGCATATGAGCAATCCGCCTTTGATAGTTTAAGTGCTTATCATTATTATGCGGGGACCGTTCCCGGCTGAACGAGCCTTAAAGCTCTACAACCAGTTTCAGAACGTCATTTTTATTGGCTTCCCAATAAGGCAGTACGTCAGCAGCTTCATCCATCGGGAAAGTCTTGGTGATCAGTGAGTCCATTTTGTCACCGATCTTCAGCAGGGCTTCGATCACGGCGTCAAAATCCGGACGCATTGCGTTACGGGAGCCCATAATGTCCAGTTCTTTAAGGTTGAAGAACTTGGTTTCATAGGTAACCGGAGCCTTGGAATATCCGACATAAACCACACGGCCAGCAAAACAGGCAGCATCAATGGCCGTGGTGAAGGTGATCGGCAGACCGACAGCCTCAATCACGACATTTGCCCCATCATCGTTGGTCAATTCATTGACTTTTTTGACAAGCTCTTCACCACTAAGGGTCAGGAATTCGCTTGCACCAACGAGCTTGGCAATTTCTTCTTTTTCAGGGCTCAGATCAACAGCAATCACGCGAGCGCCACGCGCTGCAGCGCCCATGATGGCACCAACACCGATCATGCCGCAGCCCATCACAACAACCGTGTCAGTTGCTTCTACGCGACCACGAGACACAGCGTGGAAACCAACAGAAAGCGGCTCCACCAGAACCTGGCGTTTCGGAGACAGGCTTTCATTCGGTACAACGCAGTCAGCACGGATAACCATTTTCTCACGCAGCGCACCGTCGCGCTGCACACCGAGCGTTTCGTTGTAACGGCATGCATTCGGGCGACCGGCGCGGCAGCTGCTGCAATGGCCGCAAGCAGAATAAGGCCACAGGATAACGGACTGGCCGATCTTGATCTCGTCGCCAACATTGGCCCCTTTTTCTACCACAAAACCGGATGCTTCATGGCCCGGAATACGAGGCAGCTGAACCAGTGGGTTCTTGCCCATATAGGTGTTGAGGTCACTACCACAGAAACCGACATAGGCGATGTCAACGACAACATCATCAGGGCCCATTGTCATCGGTTCGACGTCACGAACCTCACTCTTTTCTGCGTCAACAATGCAAAGTGCTTTCATCACTTATCTCCTTAGCGATTATCTTCTTCCAGAGCAGACTCCTGCCCTTTATTCTTGGTCCGGAATTTCATACCCGAGCGGGAGCCCAAAGGGTCTCCCCTTATGGAGGGTAAAGGAGAAAACACCTTCGTCTTGGGAGGCGATTTAAACCCTACATACGCGTGACATGCAGGGTCAGGTCTCAACCGCTCGGGCATGTTGGGAAATCCAGATTAGTAGTTTTCTGGATAAGACCCCATATAGCTCCTATGTTTCATTGCAGAAGAACGAAATTTCACGTATCTTTTGCAAAAATTTTGTAAATTGATAGGATGTTTTATCCCATAATCATAGGATGAATGTCAAGATAAAGACACAGGATGAGCACAGAATCCGATAAATTATAACAATAGATAGGATCATTGACTTACACAGGCAAATTGATCATGTTACAGCTATTCAGTTTTCAAATGAGGTACCCACGCACATGAGCAGCCCCAAGGTAGATCTGGCTATTTCATTGGTTCAGGATTTGATTCGATCTGGAAAAATCAAACCCGGAGATCGCCTTCCAAATGAAGCCGAGTTTTCTACGCAACTCGGCGTTTCACGCAATTCCCTGCGTGAGGCCGTTCGTGCAATGAGCGCCATGAAAATTCTCGAGGCCAGACAAGGCGATGGCACCTATGTCTCGGGTCTTGACCCGACCCAGATGATTGAAACTCTGCGCTTTGCGGTGGATGTCTCCGGACCGGAATCTGTTTTGTGGTTCCTTGAAATCCGCATCTTGATGGAACTACACACAACGGCCATCGCTGCGGCACGACGCACAAAGGCGGATCTGGATCGGCTCAAACAATGCCATCAGGCGATGCTGAATGCCGAGGATACGGACACACTTCTCAAGAAGGACTCCGAGTTCCACCGCATCATCGCAGAAACAACTCAAAACCCCATCATGATCTCGCTGCTCAATGTGGTCTCGGCCCCGGCCCTCAGGGCTCGTATATGGCGCAACCGCATGACGGAAAGTGCGACCAACAATTTGCGTATAGAGCATGAAGCGGTTTTGAACTGCATCGAAGCGCAGGATGTCGAGGGTGCCAAATATGCCATGTATACCCATGTCAGCGGCGTGCAGGCATGGGTCAAGGCGCATCCTGATTTCTTCTCTAACCAGGAAGAACCGATCGACACATCAAAGCCAGCCAAATAACCGGGTTGAGCCCATTGACGGTTAAGGTGCGCGATCAAGGCATTGATCTGCGTTAAGCATCTCGTTTCATCTGTGATCTGCTGTAACCGTACTCTTACACGCTGCTTATTAAACAAGAAAAGCCCCGCAGTCAGACTGCGGGGCTTTTTGATTGTCTCGGGAGATCCCTTACTGGCTAAGATGCGGCAACAGCAGAGAGATTTCCGGGATAAAGATCACCATACCAAGCGCCACGAACAAAGCGATATAGAAAGGCACAGCAGCCTTGGTAAAGCGCATCACGTCCACATTGGCGAGCTGGGAAACAACCAGCATGACAGTCCCAACCGGTGGGGTCAGCGTACCAATGGACATGTTGAGGATCATGATGATACCGAAGTGAACCGGATCAATCCCCATGCTCATCAGGGTTGGCTTGAGCAATGGCACCAGAATGATCATCAGCGCCGTTCCCTCAATCAACATGCCAAAGAACAAGAGAGCGATGTTGAGCGTGATCAGGAACAGATACTTGTTGGTGGTAAAGTTGGTGATCAGTTCTGCAAAGGCAATACCAGCTTTCTCATTGGAGAAGATCCAACCAAGAGCACCACTGGCCATGATGATCAACAGCACCGATGCAGTGGACTTACCTGCAGAATAGATGGAATTGAGAATATCCCCAAAAGTCATCGTACGGTGCAGCAGCGTACCGATCAGAATGATGGCAAGCACAGCAACAGCACCAGCTTCCGTCGGCGTGAAGATGCCAAGACGGATACCGCCAATGATAACGATGATCAGCAGAAAGGCCGGCCAGGAGCGCAGGATGGTGATACCAGCTTCCTGTCTTGTCGGGCGCTTCATGCTCTTTGGCAGATAACCACGTTTGACCGACACGAAATACGCAGTGACCATCAGCAGGAAGGCACAGAGCAGACCGGGCAGAATACCCGCCATGAACATGGACGCAACAGATACGTCAGCGATCAGCGCGTAAATGATCAGAGCAATTCCGGGTGGAATGATCGGAGTGATCAGCGAACCAGCTGCGGTAACAGCAGCAGAAAAGCCACGATCATACCCATGACGTTCCATTTCCGGAACCATCATGCGGGTCAGCATCGCACTATCTGCAAGGTTGGAAGCAGACAGACCGCCAAGCAGACTACTAACGAGGATGTTGGTCAGAGCCAAACCACCACGAATGCGACCAACCAGAAGCAGGGCAACGTCGATGATGCGTTCTGCCACCCCGGAGTGCGCCATCAGGGTACCCAGCATGACAAAGAACGGAATTGCCAGAAGCGAGGTGTTAAGCGCGGGTGCGATGAAACGCTGAATAGCGATTTCAGGCGGCGTGAAAGAGAAAAAGGTGAAGTAACACAGCACGGCCAAAAGAATGCCGAGATAAAGGCGCATGTTGAGCGCAAAGGCTACCAACATGAGGGGGATGATCCACAGCCAGGTCATGCTGCTTCTCCTTCCTTATTATGGTCTTGATGCCCATGGTCCTCGTACCCGCGAATTTTCTTCACCATGTTGATGGCAACAAAAACCGCGGAACCAATCATGCCAACTGGCACAGCAATATCGATCCAGTACCAGGAGATTTTCAGAACGCCTGTCAGCTTGAATGCAACACGCTCAGCCAGACTATGTCCAAGGTAAGCGATGTAAAGCAGCAGTCCGATTGAAATCAGGGAGATCACAACAGAGCAGATCAGGCGAGTTTTCTCACCCATGAGATCGGTCAGAAATGCGATGGAAAGGTTCTCACGGTCCCTTTCAGCACACATTGCACCAATCATAACCACCCAGATCATGGCGAGGCCGGAAGTTTCTTCCATCCACAAAATGGGGCTTTCCATCCAGTAACGCATAAAAACTGAATAGGAGGTTGCCAGGACCAGATAGGCAAGTGGTAGACCCAGCAGAATCGTGAAGATTCGACGCGTTATAGACATTGGAATTCCGTTTCAAGTCAAGGCGTTAGAGATGCCTGTCGCAGTGACTGCGACAGGCAAGTGCATTGTTCCGGAACCGATTACTTCAGCTGTTCCTGAATTTTTTCATACAGGCCATCGCTCCACTCTGGGAACTGGCTGTAAACGGCCATAGCCTTTTCACGGAAAGGAGCGGTTTCAGGGTAGATAACCTCTACACCAGCTTCCTTGAATTTCGCAATGAAGTCAGCTTCGCTCTCTTTTGCAAGCTGCTGGCTGAATACACCGGCGTCATAAGCCGTCTCATGGATCAGATCCAGGTCTTTCTTGTCCAGTGTAGAGAAGAATGCCTCACCACCGATGAACACGGAAGTGTTCGTCAGATAGTTGATCATGGAAAGATATTTGGCTTCTTCCTGGAACTTGGCACCATAGATCACAGCAAGCGGGTTCTCGACACCATCGATGATGCCCTGAGACAGAGCCGTATAGGCTTCACCAAGAGGCATTGGGGTCGGCGTACCGCCCATTGCTTCAATAGCCTTGATCTGCATAACGTTATTTGGTGTACGGATCTTCAGACCTTTCAGGTCTTCTGGCGTACGAACTGGTTTGTTGGCAATCAACTGACGAACACCATAGAGGTAGTTCTTCATGACCAGATGAACGCCTTTTTCATTCAGCTCTTTTTCTTTTTCCTTGAACCAGTCGCTCTCATAGATAGCGAAGAGTTTGGCAGGATCTTCGGTCAGATATGGGCCGAACAGAATGCCCAGATCAGGAACAAAGTCGGAAAGGAAACCAACGTCACTAATGGTGATGACATTAGAGCCGAACATGGCCTGTTCGGTAACGTCCTGTTTGGAACCCAGCTGAGAGCTAGGATACAGTTCCAGTTTGATGGTCCCGTTGCTTTTTGCTTCCAGATCTTTGGCCCATTTGTTGACAACGATGTCAAGAGGCTCGCCTGGGTTGTTTTCATAAGCAACTTTAATGGTCACATCGGCCATTGCAGCGCCAACCATGGCAGTCAATGCGACGGCAGCTGCGACGGAATATTTGAGCAGAGTTTTCATAATCCCTCCCGTAACGGGTCCTGAAGTTAGCAAGATCTATCATATGTAGATTATTGCAGGGTGAGATGTGGGTAGACCTCCCTACCCGCCATTTCATCCCATGATTGACATAAAAATACTCTTTATGTCAAGAAATATTCGGCCATTTTCGGTGTTCTTCGCAATATACATCCCATGTTTTAGAAATTTAGAATAATTGTGAAGAATGCGGGAAATGAATCTGAAAATTGCCAGCGGCAAACACGATCAAAGGCAGCAACGCCCCCAAACACACAACCATTTACCATCGCAGAATCAAGGTCATGGCAGTAAAAAAGTCTGCCACCCGAATGAGCGGCAGACTCCAACAAATTTCAACCGGACATTTTTTAGCGAGAACCGCTATTGTCCGAACCTTCTCAAAATGGGTTTACTGAGCCCATTTAGTCAGATCATCAAGGCTGAAAGCACTCTCAGTCAGGAAAGCATAAGCTTCAGAGACGGCAGCGACGAGGGTGTCACTTGCCAGAGATTTCCCCCAGATGCTTTCTTCGCTGAGGTAAGCCTTGACCATTGCCTCAACCCCTTGCGCCTCTTTCAGCGCACCGATTTCAGCCATCTTGGCGATCACATCTTCTGCATCGCGTGGTGGAAGCTCGGCACTGCCTTCAAAGGCACCGGTATAGAAAGCAAGCCAGGCGGCCAGCGACAGGCTCATGCAACGCGGCGCCTTGCCGGTTGCTGCCATGGCGCTTTCAAAGCGTGGCAGGTTGCGGGTGTGGAACTTGGCCAGACCATTCAGCGAGATATCGTACCAGCGATGCACGATGAACGGGTTGGCAAAACGACGCAGGACCTCGGCACTGAATTCATTCAGCTCTTCGCGGGGCAGCGACAGATATGGGATGATTTCCTGCTCAAGCATGGCATTGAGGAAGCCGCGGGCGGCCTCATTGTCCATGGCTTCCTTCACCGAATTGGTGCCAGACAGCAGCGCCAGCGGGCAAAGACCGGTATGGGCACCATTGAGGATCGCCACCTTGCGTTCCTTGTAACCATCAGCATTTGGCACGATCACCGTGCCGGCATCCTTTTCCGCCATCGGCAGGCAAAGATCAGGCTTGCCTTCGCGCTGTTCGATCACAAGGAAGTGGAACAGCTCGCCCGTTACCATCAGCGGATCAAGATAGCCCAGTTCCTTCTCGATATCGGCGGCTTCATCACGCGGATAGCCCGGCACAATGCGGTCAACCAGCGTGTTGTAGAAAGCATTCTTGCTTTCCAGCCAGTTCATGAAGTCTGCGCCCAGATCCCAGTCCTTGGCATGCTGATGCACGCATTTTTCCAGCTCATCGGCATTATGGTCGATCAGCTCACACGGCAGGAAGTGGAAGCCCGGCGCATCAACGCCGCCACATGTGTTGAAGCGTTCCAGCAGCAGCCGGGTCACCTTGGCCGGATAGGAGGCCGGTGGCGTGTCCGTTGCCTTGCAGTCGGCATTGTAAACGATGCCAGCTTCGGTGGTGTTGGAGATAAAGGCGACAAAGTCGGTGTTGCGGGCCAGCGCCAGAACCTCGTCCCACTGTTTGACAGCATTCAGCTCACGACGGACGGCTGAGATGAGGCGGGCATCGGACACAGCCTCTCCATCCGGGCCAACGCCACGGGAGAGAACGGTATAGACACCGTCGCTGTCATTGAGCGAAATCGGCACACCGCCATCAATCGGGCGGACAATGACGACGCCATAGTCGCTGCCGCAATCTTCATTCATGCGATCGATTTTCCAATCCATGAAGGCTCTCAGGAAGTTGCCCTCACCAAACTGGATGATCCGTTCTGTCGGACGGGCCCGGCCTGCAAGATTGCTCTCATTCACGCGTTGCATATTCAGTATCCTTCTGAATTCTTCTACTTGATAGGCCTTCGGTGCCGCAGGGGGCACCGAAGAGGCGGTGCTTACATCACCGCGCCGATATGCCAGGGAATAAACTCGTTATCGCCAAGGCCGAGGGCTTCCGATTTGGTCGGCGCGCCAGAGGCAACCTTGAGGATCTCTTCCACGATCTCCGCCCCCTTCTGTTCCAATGTCACCCCTTCAGAGAGGATGTCACCGCAGTTGATGTCCATGTCATCGGGCATGGAAGCAAACAGATGATCGTTGGATGCCACCTTGATGGTCGGGGCGGGCTTGGAACCATAGGCAGAGCCGCGCCCGGTGGTGAAGATGACCATGTGCGCACCACCTGCAATCTGGCCGGTACCGCAAACAGGATCATAGCCCGGCGTATCCATGAAGACGAAGCCATGCTCGGTTACCCGTTCGGCATAATCATAGACAGCGGTCAGCGGAGCGGAGCCGGACTTTGCCGTTGCACCAAGGGACTTTTCCAGAATGGTGGTCAAGCCGCCAGCCTTGTTGCCCGGGCTCGGGTTATTGTCGAGGCTCCCCTTGTGCATGGC from uncultured Cohaesibacter sp. carries:
- a CDS encoding tagaturonate reductase; amino-acid sequence: MQRVNESNLAGRARPTERIIQFGEGNFLRAFMDWKIDRMNEDCGSDYGVVIVRPIDGGVPISLNDSDGVYTVLSRGVGPDGEAVSDARLISAVRRELNAVKQWDEVLALARNTDFVAFISNTTEAGIVYNADCKATDTPPASYPAKVTRLLLERFNTCGGVDAPGFHFLPCELIDHNADELEKCVHQHAKDWDLGADFMNWLESKNAFYNTLVDRIVPGYPRDEAADIEKELGYLDPLMVTGELFHFLVIEQREGKPDLCLPMAEKDAGTVIVPNADGYKERKVAILNGAHTGLCPLALLSGTNSVKEAMDNEAARGFLNAMLEQEIIPYLSLPREELNEFSAEVLRRFANPFIVHRWYDISLNGLAKFHTRNLPRFESAMAATGKAPRCMSLSLAAWLAFYTGAFEGSAELPPRDAEDVIAKMAEIGALKEAQGVEAMVKAYLSEESIWGKSLASDTLVAAVSEAYAFLTESAFSLDDLTKWAQ
- a CDS encoding C4-dicarboxylate TRAP transporter substrate-binding protein: MKTLLKYSVAAAVALTAMVGAAMADVTIKVAYENNPGEPLDIVVNKWAKDLEAKSNGTIKLELYPSSQLGSKQDVTEQAMFGSNVITISDVGFLSDFVPDLGILFGPYLTEDPAKLFAIYESDWFKEKEKELNEKGVHLVMKNYLYGVRQLIANKPVRTPEDLKGLKIRTPNNVMQIKAIEAMGGTPTPMPLGEAYTALSQGIIDGVENPLAVIYGAKFQEEAKYLSMINYLTNTSVFIGGEAFFSTLDKKDLDLIHETAYDAGVFSQQLAKESEADFIAKFKEAGVEVIYPETAPFREKAMAVYSQFPEWSDGLYEKIQEQLK